A genomic stretch from Aedes albopictus strain Foshan chromosome 2, AalbF5, whole genome shotgun sequence includes:
- the LOC109405621 gene encoding anoctamin-10 isoform X2 translates to MEDIKDKLIPNIHFANDDEEEFNEEIGNTRKPTIPSIRQRNSQIHALENLDQIEEEEKLNEFRSVLKAGGPKKGVTFGDGVRKRGAMASRIPELSSSNSEDFERFGDSFMVLEFSEGTATETIQWVIDKIRGRKVDGGAELMVRKEPLTKETQTLILHISATQMKFLEIADDMGFMKRTKTGIIRNFNVACLDDFFYDEHMTLEDILTPADRQIIIKHALENIRASEREQHIPGTKTQLYHGQSIIQAAQRVEIITNFYSLHDKPKLRKLRHVWIKPTKEQPIDEIRDYFGESVGMYFSFLGFYTYALIVPTVLGLLQMLLSEETETVPFFCVFYVVWIKVFLELWKRKSSAHAYRWGTITMTNLDEPRVGYYGKLGRDPVTGKVTPQYPKWKTYVQMYCVTAPIILFCISIAGFVTIFQFYVESYLAEVFGIDSYIMYVPSIVNAIYIAISTIAYDRLATYLTDKENHRTQSQYERHRVNKLIVLEFVNNFLCLFYIAFILQDMKMLKTQLMMQLIVLQFVQNVLENLLPYLKKKVALISNKLFVKSNYERLQQAYEEYDQMGILSLDDDDLRIVRHKKESVMEEYNTYDDYLELYIQFGYVVLFSSVAPMTAFWAILNNVIEIRLDAYKLCSFFKRPFARRTKNIGAWQLAFETLAIISIMTNCGILYLSPQMRELANNVSSEAYAISFLVIEHVLLGLTWFIYKAIPDTPLWVRVALAKADYESRQALKRERTQQCFVCSNDDG, encoded by the exons ACAAACTGATCCCCAACATCCATTTTGCCAACGATGACGAGGAGGAGTTCAACGAGGAGATCGGTAACACCCGGAAGCCAACGATCCCCTCCATACGGCAACGAAACTCGCAGATCCATGCGTTGGAAAATCTCGATCAAATCGAGGAGGAGGAAAAGCTAAACGAATTTCGATCGGTGTTGAAAGCTGGCGGACCGAAAAAGGGTGTCACCTTTGGAGATGGAGTGCGGAAAAGGGGCGCCATGGCGTCGCGTATTCCTGAGCTGAGCAGTAGCAATAGTGAGGATTTCGAGCGCTTTGGCGATTCGTTTATGGTGTTGGAGTTTAGCGAGGGGACCGCGACGGAGACGATCCAATGGGTGATCGATAAGATTCGGGGGAGGAAGGTCGATGGCGGTGCGGAACTGATGGTGCGGAAGGAACCACTTACCAA AGAAACTCAAACGCTGATTCTGCATATCTCAGCAACGCAGATGAAGTTCCTGGAGATAGCCGACGACATGGGCTTTATGAAGCGAACCAAGACTGGAATCATCAGGAATTTTAACGTTGCTTGTTTGGACGATTTTTTCTATGATG AGCACATGACGCTGGAGGACATCCTGACGCCGGCGGATCGGCAGATAATCATCAAGCACGCCCTCGAAAACATTCGTGCCTCGGAAAGGGAGCAGCACATTCCGGGCACCAAGACACAACTCTACCACGGCCAATCGATCATTCAGGCTGCCCAGCGAGTTGAAATCATAACAAATTTCTACTCCTTGCATGACAAACCGAAACTGCGGAAACTGCGCCACGTGTGGATCAAACCGACCAAAGAGCAGCCGATCGATGAAATTCGTGACTATTTCGGGGAAAGTGTCGGGATGTATTTTAGCTTTTTGGGGTTCTACACGTACGCGTTGATTGTTCCGACGGTGCTGGGGCTGCTGCAGATGCTTCTATCGGAAGAGACGGAAACCGTGCCGTTTTTCTGCGTCTTTTACGTCGTGTGGATAAAGGTGTTTCTGGAGCTGTGGAAGCGGAAGAGTTCGGCCCACGCGTATCGCTGGGGTACGATCACGATGACCAATTTGGATGAACCTCGGGTGGGCTACTACGGGAAGTTGGGTAGGGATCCGGTGACGGGGAAGGTCACTCCTCAGTACCCCAAGTGGAAGACTTATGTGCAGATGTACTGCGTTACTGCGCCGATCATACTTTTCTGCATATCGATCGCCGGATTTGTGACGATCTTCCAGTTCTACGTGGAGAGTTATCTGGCTGAAGTGTTCGGGATCGATTCGTACATTATGTACGTACCGTCGATAGTGAATGCTATTTATATTGCCATTTCTACGATAGCGTATGATCGACTGGCTACTTATTTGACGGACAAGGAGAATCATCGGACTCAGAGTCAGTACGAGCGACATCGTGTCAATAAGCTGATTGTGCTGGAGTTCGTGAACAACTTCCTGTGTCTGTTCTACATTGCGTTTATCTTGCAG GACATGAAAATGCTCAAAACCCAACTGATGATGCAGTTGATCGTACTCCAATTCGTGCAAAATGTGCTGGAAAATCTGCTTCCCTACCTCAAGAAGAAGGTAGCTCTAATCTCGAACAAGCTGTTCGTCAAGTCCAACTACGAGCGGTTGCAGCAGGCCTACGAAGAGTACGATCAGATGGGTATCCTATCGCTGGACGATGATGACCTGAGGATCGTGCGGCACAAGAAGGAAAGCGTCATGGAGGAGTACAACACGTACGACGACTATCTGGAGTTGTACATTCAGTTCGGCTACGTGGTGCTGTTCTCGTCCGTAGCTCCGATGACGGCTTTCTGGGCGATATTGAACAACGTGATCGAGATTCGGTTGGATGCGTACAAGTTGTGTTCGTTCTTCAAGCGGCCTTTCGCCAGGAGGACGAAGAACATTGGAGCATGGCAGTTGGCGTTTGAGACGCTGGCGATCATTTCGATTATGACCAACTGCGGGATCCTGTATCTGTCGCCGCAGATGAG GGAACTGGCCAACAACGTAAGCTCGGAGGCGTACGCCATCAGCTTCCTAGTCATCGAACACGTCCTGCTTGGCCTGACGTGGTTCATCTACAAAGCCATCCCGGACACTCCCCTGTGGGTACGCGTCGCTCTAGCCAAAGCCGACTACGAATCGCGACAGGCTCTAAAACGAGAG CGAACACAGCAATGCTTCGTATGTAGCAACGACGACGGATGA
- the LOC109405621 gene encoding anoctamin-10 isoform X3 has protein sequence MEDIKDKLIPNIHFANDDEEEFNEEIGNTRKPTIPSIRQRNSQIHALENLDQIEEEEKLNEFRSVLKAGGPKKGVTFGDGVRKRGAMASRIPELSSSNSEDFERFGDSFMVLEFSEGTATETIQWVIDKIRGRKVDGGAELMVRKEPLTKETQTLILHISATQMKFLEIADDMGFMKRTKTGIIRNFNVACLDDFFYDEHMTLEDILTPADRQIIIKHALENIRASEREQHIPGTKTQLYHGQSIIQAAQRVEIITNFYSLHDKPKLRKLRHVWIKPTKEQPIDEIRDYFGESVGMYFSFLGFYTYALIVPTVLGLLQMLLSEETETVPFFCVFYVVWIKVFLELWKRKSSAHAYRWGTITMTNLDEPRVGYYGKLGRDPVTGKVTPQYPKWKTYVQMYCVTAPIILFCISIAGFVTIFQFYVESYLAEVFGIDSYIMYVPSIVNAIYIAISTIAYDRLATYLTDKENHRTQSQYERHRVNKLIVLEFVNNFLCLFYIAFILQDMKMLKTQLMMQLIVLQFVQNVLENLLPYLKKKVALISNKLFVKSNYERLQQAYEEYDQMGILSLDDDDLRIVRHKKESVMEEYNTYDDYLELYIQFGYVVLFSSVAPMTAFWAILNNVIEIRLDAYKLCSFFKRPFARRTKNIGAWQLAFETLAIISIMTNCGILYLSPQMRELANNVSSEAYAISFLVIEHVLLGLTWFIYKAIPDTPLWVRVALAKADYESRQALKRED, from the exons ACAAACTGATCCCCAACATCCATTTTGCCAACGATGACGAGGAGGAGTTCAACGAGGAGATCGGTAACACCCGGAAGCCAACGATCCCCTCCATACGGCAACGAAACTCGCAGATCCATGCGTTGGAAAATCTCGATCAAATCGAGGAGGAGGAAAAGCTAAACGAATTTCGATCGGTGTTGAAAGCTGGCGGACCGAAAAAGGGTGTCACCTTTGGAGATGGAGTGCGGAAAAGGGGCGCCATGGCGTCGCGTATTCCTGAGCTGAGCAGTAGCAATAGTGAGGATTTCGAGCGCTTTGGCGATTCGTTTATGGTGTTGGAGTTTAGCGAGGGGACCGCGACGGAGACGATCCAATGGGTGATCGATAAGATTCGGGGGAGGAAGGTCGATGGCGGTGCGGAACTGATGGTGCGGAAGGAACCACTTACCAA AGAAACTCAAACGCTGATTCTGCATATCTCAGCAACGCAGATGAAGTTCCTGGAGATAGCCGACGACATGGGCTTTATGAAGCGAACCAAGACTGGAATCATCAGGAATTTTAACGTTGCTTGTTTGGACGATTTTTTCTATGATG AGCACATGACGCTGGAGGACATCCTGACGCCGGCGGATCGGCAGATAATCATCAAGCACGCCCTCGAAAACATTCGTGCCTCGGAAAGGGAGCAGCACATTCCGGGCACCAAGACACAACTCTACCACGGCCAATCGATCATTCAGGCTGCCCAGCGAGTTGAAATCATAACAAATTTCTACTCCTTGCATGACAAACCGAAACTGCGGAAACTGCGCCACGTGTGGATCAAACCGACCAAAGAGCAGCCGATCGATGAAATTCGTGACTATTTCGGGGAAAGTGTCGGGATGTATTTTAGCTTTTTGGGGTTCTACACGTACGCGTTGATTGTTCCGACGGTGCTGGGGCTGCTGCAGATGCTTCTATCGGAAGAGACGGAAACCGTGCCGTTTTTCTGCGTCTTTTACGTCGTGTGGATAAAGGTGTTTCTGGAGCTGTGGAAGCGGAAGAGTTCGGCCCACGCGTATCGCTGGGGTACGATCACGATGACCAATTTGGATGAACCTCGGGTGGGCTACTACGGGAAGTTGGGTAGGGATCCGGTGACGGGGAAGGTCACTCCTCAGTACCCCAAGTGGAAGACTTATGTGCAGATGTACTGCGTTACTGCGCCGATCATACTTTTCTGCATATCGATCGCCGGATTTGTGACGATCTTCCAGTTCTACGTGGAGAGTTATCTGGCTGAAGTGTTCGGGATCGATTCGTACATTATGTACGTACCGTCGATAGTGAATGCTATTTATATTGCCATTTCTACGATAGCGTATGATCGACTGGCTACTTATTTGACGGACAAGGAGAATCATCGGACTCAGAGTCAGTACGAGCGACATCGTGTCAATAAGCTGATTGTGCTGGAGTTCGTGAACAACTTCCTGTGTCTGTTCTACATTGCGTTTATCTTGCAG GACATGAAAATGCTCAAAACCCAACTGATGATGCAGTTGATCGTACTCCAATTCGTGCAAAATGTGCTGGAAAATCTGCTTCCCTACCTCAAGAAGAAGGTAGCTCTAATCTCGAACAAGCTGTTCGTCAAGTCCAACTACGAGCGGTTGCAGCAGGCCTACGAAGAGTACGATCAGATGGGTATCCTATCGCTGGACGATGATGACCTGAGGATCGTGCGGCACAAGAAGGAAAGCGTCATGGAGGAGTACAACACGTACGACGACTATCTGGAGTTGTACATTCAGTTCGGCTACGTGGTGCTGTTCTCGTCCGTAGCTCCGATGACGGCTTTCTGGGCGATATTGAACAACGTGATCGAGATTCGGTTGGATGCGTACAAGTTGTGTTCGTTCTTCAAGCGGCCTTTCGCCAGGAGGACGAAGAACATTGGAGCATGGCAGTTGGCGTTTGAGACGCTGGCGATCATTTCGATTATGACCAACTGCGGGATCCTGTATCTGTCGCCGCAGATGAG GGAACTGGCCAACAACGTAAGCTCGGAGGCGTACGCCATCAGCTTCCTAGTCATCGAACACGTCCTGCTTGGCCTGACGTGGTTCATCTACAAAGCCATCCCGGACACTCCCCTGTGGGTACGCGTCGCTCTAGCCAAAGCCGACTACGAATCGCGACAGGCTCTAAAACGAGAG GACTAG
- the LOC109405621 gene encoding anoctamin-10 isoform X1: protein MEDIKDKLIPNIHFANDDEEEFNEEIGNTRKPTIPSIRQRNSQIHALENLDQIEEEEKLNEFRSVLKAGGPKKGVTFGDGVRKRGAMASRIPELSSSNSEDFERFGDSFMVLEFSEGTATETIQWVIDKIRGRKVDGGAELMVRKEPLTKETQTLILHISATQMKFLEIADDMGFMKRTKTGIIRNFNVACLDDFFYDEHMTLEDILTPADRQIIIKHALENIRASEREQHIPGTKTQLYHGQSIIQAAQRVEIITNFYSLHDKPKLRKLRHVWIKPTKEQPIDEIRDYFGESVGMYFSFLGFYTYALIVPTVLGLLQMLLSEETETVPFFCVFYVVWIKVFLELWKRKSSAHAYRWGTITMTNLDEPRVGYYGKLGRDPVTGKVTPQYPKWKTYVQMYCVTAPIILFCISIAGFVTIFQFYVESYLAEVFGIDSYIMYVPSIVNAIYIAISTIAYDRLATYLTDKENHRTQSQYERHRVNKLIVLEFVNNFLCLFYIAFILQDMKMLKTQLMMQLIVLQFVQNVLENLLPYLKKKVALISNKLFVKSNYERLQQAYEEYDQMGILSLDDDDLRIVRHKKESVMEEYNTYDDYLELYIQFGYVVLFSSVAPMTAFWAILNNVIEIRLDAYKLCSFFKRPFARRTKNIGAWQLAFETLAIISIMTNCGILYLSPQMRELANNVSSEAYAISFLVIEHVLLGLTWFIYKAIPDTPLWVRVALAKADYESRQALKRENAQRSRNLLFRRFRSVYDSHSMLT from the exons ACAAACTGATCCCCAACATCCATTTTGCCAACGATGACGAGGAGGAGTTCAACGAGGAGATCGGTAACACCCGGAAGCCAACGATCCCCTCCATACGGCAACGAAACTCGCAGATCCATGCGTTGGAAAATCTCGATCAAATCGAGGAGGAGGAAAAGCTAAACGAATTTCGATCGGTGTTGAAAGCTGGCGGACCGAAAAAGGGTGTCACCTTTGGAGATGGAGTGCGGAAAAGGGGCGCCATGGCGTCGCGTATTCCTGAGCTGAGCAGTAGCAATAGTGAGGATTTCGAGCGCTTTGGCGATTCGTTTATGGTGTTGGAGTTTAGCGAGGGGACCGCGACGGAGACGATCCAATGGGTGATCGATAAGATTCGGGGGAGGAAGGTCGATGGCGGTGCGGAACTGATGGTGCGGAAGGAACCACTTACCAA AGAAACTCAAACGCTGATTCTGCATATCTCAGCAACGCAGATGAAGTTCCTGGAGATAGCCGACGACATGGGCTTTATGAAGCGAACCAAGACTGGAATCATCAGGAATTTTAACGTTGCTTGTTTGGACGATTTTTTCTATGATG AGCACATGACGCTGGAGGACATCCTGACGCCGGCGGATCGGCAGATAATCATCAAGCACGCCCTCGAAAACATTCGTGCCTCGGAAAGGGAGCAGCACATTCCGGGCACCAAGACACAACTCTACCACGGCCAATCGATCATTCAGGCTGCCCAGCGAGTTGAAATCATAACAAATTTCTACTCCTTGCATGACAAACCGAAACTGCGGAAACTGCGCCACGTGTGGATCAAACCGACCAAAGAGCAGCCGATCGATGAAATTCGTGACTATTTCGGGGAAAGTGTCGGGATGTATTTTAGCTTTTTGGGGTTCTACACGTACGCGTTGATTGTTCCGACGGTGCTGGGGCTGCTGCAGATGCTTCTATCGGAAGAGACGGAAACCGTGCCGTTTTTCTGCGTCTTTTACGTCGTGTGGATAAAGGTGTTTCTGGAGCTGTGGAAGCGGAAGAGTTCGGCCCACGCGTATCGCTGGGGTACGATCACGATGACCAATTTGGATGAACCTCGGGTGGGCTACTACGGGAAGTTGGGTAGGGATCCGGTGACGGGGAAGGTCACTCCTCAGTACCCCAAGTGGAAGACTTATGTGCAGATGTACTGCGTTACTGCGCCGATCATACTTTTCTGCATATCGATCGCCGGATTTGTGACGATCTTCCAGTTCTACGTGGAGAGTTATCTGGCTGAAGTGTTCGGGATCGATTCGTACATTATGTACGTACCGTCGATAGTGAATGCTATTTATATTGCCATTTCTACGATAGCGTATGATCGACTGGCTACTTATTTGACGGACAAGGAGAATCATCGGACTCAGAGTCAGTACGAGCGACATCGTGTCAATAAGCTGATTGTGCTGGAGTTCGTGAACAACTTCCTGTGTCTGTTCTACATTGCGTTTATCTTGCAG GACATGAAAATGCTCAAAACCCAACTGATGATGCAGTTGATCGTACTCCAATTCGTGCAAAATGTGCTGGAAAATCTGCTTCCCTACCTCAAGAAGAAGGTAGCTCTAATCTCGAACAAGCTGTTCGTCAAGTCCAACTACGAGCGGTTGCAGCAGGCCTACGAAGAGTACGATCAGATGGGTATCCTATCGCTGGACGATGATGACCTGAGGATCGTGCGGCACAAGAAGGAAAGCGTCATGGAGGAGTACAACACGTACGACGACTATCTGGAGTTGTACATTCAGTTCGGCTACGTGGTGCTGTTCTCGTCCGTAGCTCCGATGACGGCTTTCTGGGCGATATTGAACAACGTGATCGAGATTCGGTTGGATGCGTACAAGTTGTGTTCGTTCTTCAAGCGGCCTTTCGCCAGGAGGACGAAGAACATTGGAGCATGGCAGTTGGCGTTTGAGACGCTGGCGATCATTTCGATTATGACCAACTGCGGGATCCTGTATCTGTCGCCGCAGATGAG GGAACTGGCCAACAACGTAAGCTCGGAGGCGTACGCCATCAGCTTCCTAGTCATCGAACACGTCCTGCTTGGCCTGACGTGGTTCATCTACAAAGCCATCCCGGACACTCCCCTGTGGGTACGCGTCGCTCTAGCCAAAGCCGACTACGAATCGCGACAGGCTCTAAAACGAGAG AACGCGCAACGATCTCGGAATCTACTGTTTCGGCGCTTCCGGAGTGTGTACGATTCGCACTCGATGCTGACGTAA